From Gigantopelta aegis isolate Gae_Host chromosome 11, Gae_host_genome, whole genome shotgun sequence, the proteins below share one genomic window:
- the LOC121385239 gene encoding uncharacterized threonine-rich GPI-anchored glycoprotein PJ4664.02-like, whose protein sequence is MNEQLSAVIVVSEKVKYQFSQIMGETKLSADKQLEFLCQLYFCTKPLHGNFYNSKSDSGVGVQEMLCGVRRYVSLFVSKIPVLKSSEPILTYKQGLENTTLNTPAAMVTRSDSHQNDSISYNSDRSWNTVMPASSRVECTKECIQNQGTAVGSCCTVVPTSSRVENTNECIQHQGTTDWSYILEGGSKNDAVRNCDTGVHLRSRVENTQKTLPVILGVENTQKTLPLISGVENTQKTLALISGVENTQKTLPVISGVENTQKTLPLISGVENTRMVSVLSGSKNKHMLHILSQAENKQVMPVPYGLEIAQEYIEHGVVAGASIDNATKNCNTMVYELLKVENTQLVPVPSGVGKSQEGRIQQKESTDASVAKSHDLTQFEEYTPPALINQTVRPKPDTMATCNKANNSEGCEVASCNSEMEEVRFWTTQILIGSLPVLKQNVAADVDDGDISVEPNVDGLGKETGETTDVEQSNMDLQSQISQQQNQSTMDGKNTHQSQPKDTDVKSQTIQHLLSKDLERQNTPQHHPSNVDFKNNTSSFSSSVMAPVSTVLSSSVITPISTVLSSVIKPIRTALTSPVIAPISIGVSFCVIEPINIPLTSSVIAPINTPLSSSVIEPISTSLTSSVSEPISTVLGSSVIEPISTVLGSSVIEPISTPLTSSVIEPINTPLTSSVIEPISTPLTSSVILPVCQSDGSENVNLITKHSLKLNDELKENKVLLPQLTSSTRNKNIHLCSVCGQKYGSVSKLNRHHKTHLHVKKYKCDKCDKRFALLEYLSSHAKTHRGEKEHQCTVCKKSFVHKSTLASHVKTHSDAKPFVCEVCGRHFRRMAHLREHANLHAETKMYHCDDCKKSFTTSSALRSHQNVHRLDKLKIEYICDTCGKIFKNKSNFHRHMRSHSEETRYRCRVCGKRFKEKAYLKVHAQVHSDEKPFVCELCGKGFTHRTTLTNHLRSHTNTKPFMCDVCGKSFKRLSNLQTHSRRHTGEAPYQCNVCGKAFSVAYTLRLHYRTHTGERPHRCSDCGITFARPSTLLGHKKSHLTEKAYRCTTCGKSFADILRFQQHLRKHQK, encoded by the exons ATGAACGAGCAGTTATCAGCGGTGATTGTGGTTTCGGAGAAAGTGAAATACCAGTTTTCACAGATCATGGGTGAGACGAAACTTTCAGCAGACAAACAACTGGAGTTTCTCTGTCAACTTTACTTTTG CACCAAGCCTCTCCATGGCAATTTCTACAACTCCAAATCAGATTCTGGAGTCGGCGTACAAGAAATGTTGTGTGGCGTCCGACGATATGTTTCTCTGTTTGTTAGTAAAATTCCAGTATTAAAGTCATCAGAACCCATTTTGACTTACAAGCAAGGTTTGGAGAACACAACACTTAACACTCCTGCTGCTATGGTAACCAGATCTGACAGTCACCAAAATGATAGTATCAGTTATAATTCTGACCGAAGTTGGAATACAGTGATGCCTGCATCCTCAAGGGTGGAATGTACAAAAGAATGCATTCAAAACCAAGGGACAGCTGTCGGGAGTTGCTGTACAGTGGTGCCTACATCCTCAAGGGTGGAAAACACAAATGAATGCATCCAACACCAAGGGACCACAGATTGGTCTTACATCTTAGAGGGTGGTTCTAAAAACGATGCAGTTAGGAACTGTGATACTGGAGTACATCTTCGTTCAAGGGTggaaaatacacaaaaaacattGCCTGTAATTTTAGGAGTGGAAAATACACAGAAAACATTGCCTCTAATATCAGGGGTGGAAAATACACAGAAAACATTGGCTCTAATATCAGGGGTGGAAAATACACAGAAAACATTGCCTGTAATATCAGGGGTGGAAAATACACAGAAAACATTGCCTCTAATATCAGGGGTGGAAAATACACGAATGGTGTCTGTACTCTCAGGATCCAAAAATAAACACATGTTGCATATTCTATCACAGGCGGAAAATAAACAAGTGATGCCTGTACCATATGGATTGGAAATCGCACAGGAATACATTGAACATGGGGTTGTTGCTGGTGCTTCCATTGATAATGCCACTAAGAACTGCAATACTATGGTGTATGAACTGTTAAAGGTGGAAAATACACAACTAGTTCCTGTACCGTCCGGGGTGGGGAAGTCACAAGAAGGACGCATCCAGCAGAAGGAAAGCACTGATGCATCTGTCGCCAAGAGTCATGATCTCACACAGTTTGAAGAGTACACCCCACCGGCTCTGATAAACCAGACAGTTCGTCCAAAACCTGATACCATGGCAACTTGTAATAAAGCTAATAACTCAGAAGGATGTGAAGTCGCTAGCTGCAATTCAGAAATGGAAGAAGTTCGATTTTGGACTACTCAGATACTCATAGGTAGTTTACCagtcttaaaacaaaatgtggctgctgatgttgatgatggtgatataAGTGTGGAGCCGAATGTTGATGGGCTTGGTAAAGAAACTGGTGAAACCACAGATGTAGAACAGTCAAATATGGACTTACAAAGCCAAATTTCACAACAGCAAAACCAGTCAACTATGGACGGCAAGAATACACATCAAAGTCAACCTAAAGACACAGACGTAAAAAGCCAAACAATACAACACCTGTTAAGTAAAGACTTAGAAAGACAAAATACACCTCAACATCACCCTTCAAATGTGGACTTCAAAAATAATACATCATCTTTCAGTTCATCAGTGATGGCACCAGTCAGCACAGTTCTTAGTTCCTCAGTTATTACACCAATCAGCACAGTTCTTAGTTCCGTTATTAAACCAATCAGGACAGCTCTCACTTCACCAGTTATTGCACCAATCAGCATAGGTGTTAGTTTTTGTGTGATTGAACCAATCAACATACCTTTAACTTCATCAGTAATTGCACCAATTAACACACCTCTTAGTTCTTCAGTTATTGAACCAATCAGCACATCTCTCACTTCATCAGTTAGTGAACCAATCAGCACAGTTCTTGGTTCATCAGTTATTGAACCAATCAGCACAGTTCTTGGTTCATCAGTTATTGAACCAATCAGCACACCTCTTACTTCATCAGTTATTGAACCAATCAACACACCTCTTACTTCATCAGTTATTGAACCAATCAGCACACCTCTTACTTCATCAGTTATTCTTCCAGTTTGCCAGTCTGATGGTTCGGAGAATGTAAATTTGATTACGAAACATTCATTGAAACTGAATGATGAACTCAAAGAAAATAAAGTATTGCTGCCGCAGCTCACATCATCGACtcgtaataaaaatattcacttGTGTTCTGTTTGTGGTCAGAAATACGGAAGTGTTTCCAAGTTGAACAGACATCACAAGACACATCTACACGTGAAGAAATATAAGTGCGACAAATGTGACAAACGTTTTGCTCTCTTGGAGTATCTGAGCAGCCATGCAAAGACTCACCGCGGTGAAAAGGAACACCAATGTACCGTGTGCAAGAAGAGCTTTGTGCACAAGTCGACACTTGCAAGTCATGTGAAAACTCACTCGGATGCAAAGCCATTCGTTTGCGAGGTTTGTGGTAGACATTTTCGAAGAATGGCTCATCTACGCGAACACGCAAATCTCCATGCTGAAACAAAGATGTACCATTGTGACGACTGTAAGAAGTCATTTACGACGTCGTCTGCTCTGAGATCTCACCAGAACGTCCACAGACTGGACAAGCTGAAGATCGAGTATATCTGTGACACATGCGGGAAGATattcaaaaacaaatcaaacttccATAGACACATGAGGAGTCACTCGGAGGAAACAAGATACAGATGCAGAGTGTGTGGGAAACGCTTCAAAGAAAAGGCGTATCTCAAAGTTCACGCACAAGTCCATTCCGACGAGAAGCCATTTGTGTGCGAGTTGTGCGGGAAAGGTTTCACGCACAGGACAACTCTAACCAACCACTTACGGTCGCACACCAACACCAAGCCATTCATGTGCGACGTATGCGGGAAGAGTTTCAAACGGCTGTCGAATCTACAGACTCACAGCCGCAGACATACTGGGGAGGCTCCCTATCAGTGTAACGTCTGTGGAAAGGCTTTCTCCGTGGCGTACACTCTAAGACTGCATTACAGAACACACACAGGCGAGCGTCCACACAGGTGTAGCGATTGCGGGATAACATTTGCGAGACCGTCAACGCTTCTCGGACACAAGAAATCACACCTGACGGAAAAGGCTTATAGATGCACTACATGTGGAAAGAGTTTTGCAGACATTTTACGCTTCCAACAACATTTAAGAAAacatcagaaataa